The Aedes aegypti strain LVP_AGWG chromosome 3, AaegL5.0 Primary Assembly, whole genome shotgun sequence genome contains a region encoding:
- the LOC5568149 gene encoding thiamin pyrophosphokinase 1: MLFNDDLPNTITWSPADLIEARNFDDELAVVLLNRPILLHKDYFRTIWNTAKVRVTVDGGTNRWVDFVKGHIGPDEQLKAPDLVTGDFDSCTDESMSYVTRLNCRIIKTPDQNATDFTKSLMALQSTGYASEISRVLVLCESSGRLDQIMANINTLFLARKILPETPVFLRSSNSLSWLLPAGSHLINIPPRLLNERIWCSLIPVGYRAVCSTSGLRWNLDNQVTEFGTLVSTSNTYAELEVGIKTDSALLWCMGTSPKDM, encoded by the exons ATGCTTTTCAACGATGAC CTGCCAAACACCATCACGTGGTCTCCAGCGGATCTTATCGAGGCGCGCAACTTCGATGACGAGCTGGCCGTTGTGCTGTTGAACCGACCGATACTGCTGCATAAGGATTACTTTAGAACAATATGGAATACTG CCAAGGTGAGAGTTACAGTCGATGGAGGGACAAATAGATGGGTGGATTTCGTTAAGGGGCACATCGGACCTGACGAACAGCTGAAAGCGCCGGATTTGGTGACGGGTGATTTTGATTCTTGTACGGATGAATCCATGTCTTATGTCACTCGTCTGAATTGTAGG ATTATCAAAACGCCCGATCAGAATGCAACCGACTTCACCAAATCGCTAATGGCCCTCCAGAGCACGGGCTACGCTAGCGAAATAAGCCGCGTATTGGTGCTGTGCGAAAGTTCCGGACGATTGGATCAGATCATGGCCAATATCAACACACTATTCCTAGCGCGGAAAATCCTGCCCGAAACGCCTGTATTCCTACGGTCTAGCAACTCGCTCAGTTGGCTGCTCCCAGCGGGAAGTCACCTCATCAACATTCCTCCTCGGTTGCTTAACGAACGCATCTGGTGCTCCCTGATACCGGTTGGATATCGAGCTGTCTGCAGCACCAGCGGTCTACGTTGGAATCTGGACAACCAAGTGACGGAATTCGGTACTCTGGTTAGCACGTCAAACACCTACGCGGAACTGGAGGTCGGAATCAAGACAGACAGCGCCCTCCTCTGGTGCATGGGGACGTCGCCCAAGGATATGTGA